The Brachyspira hyodysenteriae ATCC 27164 genome includes a window with the following:
- a CDS encoding DUF3592 domain-containing protein has protein sequence MNKKKISIIGKILIVFAGIVLTLDGVAGLFSFIDTKNYIHTVGVVEECDRRKRVYESGETRYEKTMVISYEADNHGTLYATLRSYYPFRKVGDELPLWYDPDEPSNIKLPFSDSISYILSIVIGSLIIHFGLYIIIKNK, from the coding sequence ATGAACAAAAAAAAAATTTCAATTATAGGAAAAATACTAATAGTTTTTGCAGGAATAGTTTTAACATTGGATGGTGTAGCAGGATTGTTTTCTTTTATTGATACAAAAAATTATATTCATACTGTAGGAGTAGTTGAAGAGTGCGATAGAAGAAAAAGGGTATATGAATCCGGAGAAACTAGATATGAAAAAACAATGGTAATAAGCTATGAAGCTGATAATCATGGAACATTATATGCTACTTTAAGAAGTTATTATCCATTTAGAAAAGTAGGAGATGAATTGCCTTTATGGTATGATCCTGATGAACCAAGCAATATAAAACTTCCATTTTCTGATAGTATTTCTTATATACTAAGCATTGTTATAGGATCGCTAATAATTCATTTTGGACTTTATATTATAATAAAAAATAAATAG
- a CDS encoding tetratricopeptide repeat protein, protein MDHYNFIHNMKADSALSFLKKLNFETLENNDLFFYDFTEKLKNDKKINIRYNDTAILQLLIDSYIDECAYNGDNESFENVIGSINSILIKNSNNLYARNKAAFLYYTKYIYDYDDIYYDIVSDHIEKIIHHNNETSHFILAILNHLKYVRTKNNKYFYKALDSYKEVLNLIGNDINLSYNIFSLYKSKYINAEKEKHFDIAAEEYLEILDFDNDNIFALEHIAKLYKDQFLFTKNPDYYLLSINYYIDLYYTANDINILINVGFLHTIMFKYSKYIHFSDDAVSVFKKIEDTNNGNNILYNLLGYAYSIRYSFTQDNEDFSSAMNYYDKAKDLDNNAYYFIAYLYILCYKNTKDELYFNASLSAFNHLDTDDIDILNSLAYLYECRFSITRNKDDFDNSLFYYNKALAIDNDYFYTYINRFELYRLAFYYFDDVNYFKFVVNDYETLLNDGQLNTDNTLNYYMNYNLGCFYHFLYCNSLEDNFSFSNYNIREEFFSKSLLFFSHSNSLIAISDLYRLKYIEDHNSNKYFNLSLSYIEKNFNNFRYDIKNLLQKAILYYEAYKIEKDIKYFNISLENFNYALEINEYDKTLYYNLALLNHFKLLESNFENYQLAEKNYLKAIELDSTYYIARENLGFLYNNLYSNYNVEEIFNNSLSCFETVLYNDNKSLIALEGLGDIYNLKISNNTFDKETKYDLIMKCIDYYNDALNYGAGIDIIYKKLGNIYFILFSEYNDKIIINDYFDKYINFLQENRILANKYLFILNNVMYDIYKNNKYLIKAGKCLSSLNIDIFSIRLCIDFFKHLFDITKKIKYALFSLFYLEYIINIEKNNIDYYFDMGMLHYKIFLKTKNYEYAVNSFHCYSRVLDINSKYPKCNYNRALILKHLFEKTSKMYFIENAFNNLICSVNLGNIEAYSLMGDIYLLLYKKQKPDEEYLDRAIYNYNLSIENKYYGKNNYEVYFGMGICYYFKYKKHREIDEYYNNSLDYYKKALNANKKNVKIRRFIKYLQIIKRLPRSS, encoded by the coding sequence ATGGATCATTATAACTTTATTCATAATATGAAAGCAGATTCTGCTCTTTCCTTTCTTAAAAAACTTAATTTTGAAACATTAGAAAATAATGATTTATTTTTTTATGATTTTACTGAAAAACTTAAAAATGATAAAAAAATAAATATACGATATAATGATACTGCAATACTTCAATTATTAATAGATTCTTATATAGATGAATGTGCTTATAATGGAGATAATGAAAGTTTTGAAAATGTTATAGGAAGCATAAACTCAATACTTATAAAAAATAGCAATAATCTGTATGCTAGAAATAAAGCAGCATTTTTATATTATACTAAATATATTTATGATTATGATGATATTTACTATGATATAGTTTCAGATCATATAGAAAAAATAATTCATCATAATAATGAAACCAGCCATTTTATTTTAGCAATATTAAATCATCTTAAATATGTAAGAACTAAAAATAATAAATATTTTTATAAGGCATTAGACTCTTATAAAGAAGTATTAAATTTAATAGGAAATGATATAAATTTAAGCTATAATATTTTTTCATTATATAAAAGCAAATATATAAATGCAGAAAAAGAAAAACATTTTGATATAGCAGCAGAAGAATATTTAGAAATTTTAGATTTTGATAATGATAATATATTCGCCTTAGAACATATAGCCAAATTATATAAAGATCAATTTCTTTTTACTAAGAATCCTGATTATTATCTTCTTTCTATAAATTATTATATAGACTTATATTATACAGCTAATGATATTAACATACTTATTAATGTAGGTTTTCTGCATACTATTATGTTTAAGTATAGCAAATACATACATTTTTCTGATGATGCCGTTTCTGTTTTTAAAAAAATAGAAGATACTAATAATGGCAATAATATATTATATAATCTTTTAGGGTATGCTTATAGTATAAGATACAGTTTCACTCAGGATAATGAAGATTTTTCTTCTGCTATGAATTACTATGATAAAGCTAAAGACTTAGATAATAATGCATATTATTTTATAGCATACCTATATATTTTATGTTATAAGAATACAAAAGATGAATTATATTTTAATGCTTCTTTATCTGCCTTCAATCATTTAGATACAGATGATATTGATATATTGAATTCACTTGCATATTTGTATGAATGCAGATTTTCAATAACCAGAAATAAAGATGATTTTGATAATTCTCTATTTTACTATAATAAAGCATTAGCTATAGACAATGATTATTTTTATACATATATTAATAGATTTGAATTATACAGATTAGCATTTTATTATTTTGATGATGTGAACTATTTTAAATTTGTTGTTAATGATTATGAAACATTGCTAAATGACGGACAATTAAATACTGATAATACATTAAATTACTATATGAATTATAATTTGGGATGCTTTTATCATTTTTTATATTGCAATAGTTTGGAAGATAATTTTTCATTCTCCAATTATAATATAAGAGAAGAATTTTTTAGTAAATCATTATTATTTTTCAGCCATTCAAATTCTCTTATAGCCATAAGCGATCTTTATAGACTTAAATATATTGAAGACCATAACAGCAATAAATATTTTAATTTATCTCTTTCATATATAGAAAAGAATTTTAATAATTTCAGATACGATATAAAAAATTTATTACAAAAAGCCATACTCTATTATGAAGCATATAAAATAGAAAAAGATATAAAATATTTTAATATCTCTTTGGAAAACTTCAATTATGCACTAGAAATAAATGAATATGATAAAACCTTATATTATAATTTGGCTCTTCTTAATCATTTTAAACTTCTTGAAAGTAATTTTGAAAATTATCAATTAGCAGAAAAAAATTATCTTAAAGCTATTGAACTTGACAGTACATATTATATTGCAAGAGAAAATTTAGGTTTTTTATATAATAATCTATACAGCAATTATAATGTTGAAGAAATATTTAATAATAGTTTATCCTGTTTTGAAACAGTATTATATAATGACAATAAATCATTAATAGCATTAGAAGGTTTGGGAGATATATATAATTTAAAAATTTCAAATAATACTTTTGATAAAGAAACTAAGTATGATCTTATTATGAAATGTATTGATTACTATAATGATGCTTTAAATTATGGAGCAGGTATAGACATTATATATAAAAAATTAGGAAATATTTATTTTATATTATTCAGCGAATATAATGACAAAATTATAATAAATGATTATTTTGATAAATATATTAATTTTCTTCAGGAAAATAGAATACTTGCAAATAAATATTTATTTATTTTAAATAATGTTATGTATGATATTTATAAGAATAATAAGTATTTGATAAAAGCAGGAAAATGTTTAAGCAGTTTAAATATAGATATATTTTCTATAAGATTATGCATAGATTTTTTCAAGCATTTATTTGATATTACAAAAAAAATAAAATATGCATTGTTCTCATTATTTTATTTAGAATATATAATCAATATAGAAAAAAATAATATAGATTATTATTTTGATATGGGAATGCTCCATTACAAAATATTTCTAAAAACTAAAAATTATGAGTATGCTGTAAACTCTTTTCATTGCTACAGCAGAGTTTTGGATATAAACTCTAAATATCCTAAATGCAATTATAATAGAGCCTTAATATTAAAACATTTATTTGAAAAAACTTCAAAAATGTATTTTATAGAGAATGCTTTCAATAATCTGATTTGTTCTGTAAATTTAGGAAATATAGAAGCATATTCATTAATGGGAGATATATATTTGCTTTTATACAAAAAACAAAAACCAGATGAGGAATATTTAGATAGGGCAATATATAATTATAATCTATCCATAGAAAATAAATATTATGGAAAGAATAATTATGAAGTTTATTTCGGTATGGGAATATGTTATTATTTTAAATACAAGAAGCATAGAGAAATAGATGAATATTACAACAATTCTTTAGACTATTATAAAAAAGCATTGAATGCCAATAAAAAAAATGTAAAGATAAGAAGATTTATCAAGTATCTTCAAATAATTAAAAGATTGCCTCGTTCTTCATAA
- a CDS encoding iron-containing alcohol dehydrogenase yields MNFSFYMPSKVIFGCGSLEKLHKQKLPGKRALIVTGGTSVKKYGYLKRLEEQLDKANINHVLFDKILPNPIKDHVMEGAALAKKENCDFVIGIGGGSSMDSSKSIAIMATNEGDYWDYIFGGTGKGKPIPNDPLPIVAITTTAGTGTEADPWTVITNGNEKIGFGYEKTYPYLSIVDPELMKTVPPKLTAYQGFDALFHSTEGYINKIASEMSDLFALKAIELIGKSLADAVKDGNNMEARENVAMANTLSGIVESTSSCTSEHSMEHALSAYYPKLEHGAGLIIISKEYYTVIANAHDCDEKMINMAKALGKKDANKAIDFVDALVELQKACGVDNLKLSDYGMKKEDLPAIAKNAKFAMGGLFETDPHNFTDEEVLSVLEKSYK; encoded by the coding sequence ATGAATTTTAGTTTTTATATGCCTAGTAAAGTAATATTCGGATGCGGTTCTTTAGAAAAACTGCATAAACAAAAATTACCTGGAAAAAGAGCATTAATAGTTACAGGCGGTACATCTGTAAAAAAATACGGATATTTAAAAAGATTGGAAGAACAATTAGATAAAGCAAATATAAATCATGTTTTGTTTGATAAAATACTTCCTAATCCTATTAAGGATCATGTAATGGAAGGTGCTGCTTTAGCAAAAAAAGAAAATTGTGATTTCGTTATAGGAATAGGCGGCGGAAGCAGTATGGACTCTTCAAAATCTATTGCTATAATGGCTACAAATGAAGGAGACTATTGGGATTATATATTCGGCGGTACTGGTAAAGGAAAACCTATACCAAATGATCCTCTTCCTATAGTAGCAATAACTACAACTGCTGGTACTGGAACAGAAGCTGATCCTTGGACTGTTATTACTAATGGAAATGAAAAAATAGGATTCGGATATGAAAAAACTTATCCATATCTTTCTATAGTAGACCCTGAACTTATGAAAACAGTTCCTCCAAAACTTACAGCTTATCAAGGTTTCGATGCATTATTCCACAGTACTGAAGGTTATATAAATAAAATTGCTAGTGAGATGAGCGACTTATTCGCTTTAAAAGCAATAGAACTTATAGGCAAAAGCTTAGCTGATGCAGTTAAAGATGGAAATAATATGGAAGCTAGAGAGAATGTTGCTATGGCTAATACTTTATCTGGTATAGTAGAAAGTACTTCAAGCTGCACTTCAGAACATTCTATGGAACATGCTTTGAGTGCTTATTATCCTAAACTTGAGCATGGTGCAGGACTTATCATCATTAGTAAAGAATATTATACAGTTATTGCTAATGCTCATGACTGTGATGAAAAAATGATAAATATGGCTAAAGCTTTGGGCAAAAAAGATGCTAATAAGGCTATAGATTTTGTTGATGCATTAGTAGAACTTCAAAAAGCATGCGGAGTTGATAATTTGAAACTTTCAGATTATGGAATGAAAAAAGAAGATTTACCTGCTATAGCTAAAAATGCTAAATTTGCTATGGGAGGATTATTTGAAACAGATCCTCATAACTTCACAGATGAAGAAGTTTTAAGTGTATTAGAAAAATCTTATAAATAA
- a CDS encoding dicarboxylate/amino acid:cation symporter, with protein sequence MEELEQKSKKDYLLIKLLLGIALGVVIGMFCNEAVINVIQSIKYVLNQVISFMVPLIVLGFIAPAITRMGSKANKMLGVILALAYFSSVGAALFATIAGYIIIPNLNIASNVAGGKELPEIIFKLDINPIFPVITALFLAICGGVAVIKTKSKYFENLLDELNNIILFLVNNVVVPVLPFYIGTTFATLSYEGTIIKSVPVFLIIIIIAIVGHFIWLTVLYSIAGIVSKKNPARVFKHYGPAYFTAVGTMSSAATLPVALKCASKSDALDKDIVNFAIPMGATIHLCGSVLTETFFVMTISKILYGQLPAIGTMILFVILLGIFAVGAPGVPGGTVVASLGIIISVLGFNDDGTALILAIFALQDSFGTACNVTGDGALALILQGIFKKDNAS encoded by the coding sequence ATGGAAGAGCTAGAACAAAAATCCAAAAAAGACTACTTATTAATAAAACTGCTATTAGGTATAGCTTTAGGTGTTGTAATAGGAATGTTTTGCAATGAAGCCGTTATCAATGTCATACAATCTATAAAATATGTGCTTAATCAAGTGATATCATTTATGGTTCCATTAATTGTATTAGGTTTTATTGCCCCTGCTATTACAAGAATGGGAAGTAAGGCAAATAAGATGTTAGGAGTTATTCTTGCTTTAGCATATTTCTCTTCAGTTGGTGCTGCTTTATTTGCTACTATTGCCGGATATATAATAATTCCTAATTTAAATATTGCTTCAAATGTTGCAGGCGGTAAAGAACTTCCTGAAATAATATTTAAATTAGATATTAACCCTATATTTCCTGTAATAACTGCATTGTTCTTGGCTATATGCGGAGGAGTAGCTGTTATAAAAACTAAATCTAAATATTTTGAAAATTTATTAGATGAACTTAATAATATAATATTATTTCTAGTAAATAATGTAGTAGTACCAGTATTACCGTTTTATATAGGAACTACTTTTGCTACTTTATCATATGAAGGTACTATAATTAAAAGTGTGCCTGTATTTTTAATAATTATAATAATAGCAATAGTAGGACATTTTATATGGCTTACTGTTTTATATTCTATAGCTGGTATTGTTTCAAAGAAAAATCCTGCAAGAGTATTTAAACATTATGGACCTGCTTATTTCACTGCTGTAGGTACTATGTCATCTGCTGCAACTTTGCCTGTAGCTTTGAAATGTGCAAGCAAATCTGATGCATTAGATAAAGATATAGTAAACTTTGCAATACCTATGGGAGCAACTATACACTTATGCGGATCAGTACTTACAGAAACTTTCTTTGTTATGACTATATCAAAAATATTATATGGACAGCTTCCTGCTATTGGTACTATGATTTTATTTGTTATATTGCTTGGTATATTTGCTGTTGGAGCTCCGGGAGTACCTGGAGGAACTGTTGTTGCTTCTTTAGGAATAATAATTTCAGTTTTAGGTTTTAATGATGATGGTACAGCTTTGATACTTGCTATATTTGCATTACAAGATAGTTTTGGTACTGCATGTAATGTAACAGGAGACGGTGCTTTGGCCTTAATACTTCAAGGTATATTTAAAAAAGATAATGCAAGTTAA
- a CDS encoding trep protein, producing MKKFLIYFALIFIIYTNLCGQVFKPFRNLYTIQTEKFEIIFPMESRRTAENLAKVADDIYYKYSKILNSTVAGKIPITITPDVNLFNSMAMTIPYPSLILYDTNLDENFTSYSNNFESVFIHELTHLLSMTSENTGLSTKIFGTWASFVHINAMPFMIEGSPVSMESLTGFGRANDPLVRQRLRQDIFEGNFRTPIQASYLWTKSPYGNVYYEYGGLFSKYLQERFGMEKYAEFWNRMQTSLSFSFLIYNSGVYGAFKKVYGMKFTEVWSDFQNSLALENVNPSENLIVNDKETFINDISSYVDTVYYIDGDIGALYSYKEKRNNQNNKKDLKLEFLIDRSSESLDISKDGSNALIVSYMFNGGLYKYIVKEYDLNKKTRTRRKWFDMQYARYFRNGIIGISKDLHNSILIYINENNEKEILLQANDNFGYSSPTVIDDDNIALIVTENGVKHIAIFNYNNKSLRYIDTKDNTLNYVRYLRYSNNKLLFSYNNNDRYYKLGEIDLNNNQMKLYTKDYSGGVFSPVYAGNNIYYKGRFSEFDRLMKYSDNESVTKNFNYTDKTINKYEFTPQMEIGYYNSFKYFKPWAMWVPLPQMSDTFPFFINGLGILSAISSPSSDNIALIWLGYDIPSNFLQTELTVTSYKMLYPFYFGLKSDVVYSDYNYWRLNTYIAMQFMLNTESDKLYFMLEPTVSGALFSEFVNPQTNTSSAFNWKYSSWTFNVSLKASMIFRVQTDKPYRDDLVNITVSPIYSIKYNKFALDFSTKFQTRYIPIRASFYGSYAFDTNAAFDGTSVVFGSREIKAPEEFYAYVKNKKYNANYFLGGDVELLGYLSSHFNLSHIYFDNFFASLSYRFAYYSKEYMHSAALKVGVDASIPISGYQNIVTGEPYILLALRLPTTLDKNIIGNYPTLNDIYIGFGLQMSW from the coding sequence ATGAAAAAATTTCTTATATATTTTGCTTTAATATTTATTATATACACTAATCTTTGTGGTCAAGTTTTTAAACCATTTAGAAATCTCTATACCATACAAACAGAAAAATTTGAAATAATATTTCCTATGGAATCTAGAAGAACAGCAGAAAATTTGGCAAAAGTAGCTGATGATATATACTATAAATATTCAAAAATTTTAAATAGTACAGTAGCAGGAAAAATTCCAATAACAATAACACCGGATGTAAACTTGTTTAATTCAATGGCTATGACAATACCATATCCAAGTTTAATACTTTATGATACTAATTTAGATGAAAATTTTACAAGCTATAGTAATAATTTTGAATCTGTATTTATACATGAACTTACTCATTTACTTTCTATGACTTCAGAAAATACAGGACTATCCACTAAAATATTCGGTACTTGGGCTTCTTTTGTACATATTAATGCTATGCCTTTTATGATTGAAGGAAGTCCAGTTAGTATGGAAAGTTTAACAGGTTTTGGACGTGCTAATGATCCTTTGGTGAGGCAAAGATTAAGGCAGGATATATTTGAAGGAAATTTCAGAACTCCCATTCAGGCATCATATTTATGGACTAAAAGCCCTTATGGAAATGTATATTATGAGTATGGTGGATTATTTTCAAAATATCTGCAGGAAAGATTCGGAATGGAAAAATATGCAGAGTTTTGGAATAGAATGCAGACTAGTCTCAGCTTTTCTTTTCTTATTTATAATTCTGGAGTTTACGGAGCTTTTAAAAAAGTTTATGGAATGAAATTCACTGAAGTATGGTCAGACTTTCAAAATTCGCTCGCATTAGAAAATGTTAATCCTAGCGAAAACTTAATAGTAAATGATAAAGAAACATTTATTAATGATATTTCTTCCTATGTAGATACTGTTTATTATATAGATGGAGATATAGGAGCTTTATATTCTTATAAAGAAAAAAGAAATAATCAAAATAATAAAAAAGATTTAAAATTAGAATTCTTAATAGACAGAAGTTCTGAAAGTTTAGATATATCAAAAGATGGAAGCAATGCATTAATAGTTTCTTATATGTTTAATGGAGGACTCTATAAATATATAGTAAAAGAATATGATTTAAATAAAAAAACTAGAACTAGAAGAAAATGGTTTGATATGCAGTATGCAAGATATTTCAGAAATGGAATCATAGGAATATCTAAAGATTTGCATAACTCTATTTTAATATATATAAATGAAAATAATGAAAAAGAAATTTTATTACAAGCTAATGATAATTTCGGATACAGTTCACCTACAGTTATCGATGATGATAATATAGCTTTAATAGTTACTGAAAACGGAGTAAAACATATAGCAATATTCAATTACAATAATAAATCATTAAGATATATTGATACAAAAGATAATACTTTAAACTATGTAAGATATTTAAGATATTCTAATAATAAACTTCTATTCTCATATAATAATAATGATAGATATTATAAATTAGGTGAAATTGATTTAAATAATAATCAAATGAAGCTTTATACAAAAGATTATTCAGGCGGAGTATTTTCACCGGTTTATGCCGGAAATAATATTTATTATAAAGGAAGATTTTCAGAATTCGACAGACTTATGAAATATTCTGATAATGAATCTGTAACAAAAAACTTTAACTACACAGACAAAACAATAAATAAATATGAATTTACTCCTCAAATGGAAATCGGATATTATAATAGCTTTAAATATTTTAAGCCTTGGGCTATGTGGGTTCCTCTGCCTCAAATGAGTGATACTTTTCCATTTTTCATTAATGGACTTGGAATATTATCTGCAATATCTTCACCTTCATCTGATAATATAGCTTTAATATGGCTTGGATATGATATACCTTCAAACTTTCTGCAAACCGAATTAACAGTTACCTCCTATAAAATGCTTTATCCTTTTTACTTCGGATTAAAAAGCGATGTTGTTTATTCCGATTACAATTATTGGAGATTAAACACTTATATAGCCATGCAGTTTATGCTTAATACCGAAAGTGATAAATTATACTTTATGCTCGAGCCTACAGTTTCAGGAGCTTTATTTTCTGAATTTGTTAATCCTCAAACTAATACATCAAGTGCTTTTAATTGGAAATATTCTTCTTGGACTTTTAATGTTTCTTTAAAAGCTTCAATGATATTTAGAGTACAAACTGATAAGCCTTATAGAGATGATTTAGTAAATATTACAGTTAGTCCTATATATTCAATTAAATACAATAAATTTGCACTAGATTTTAGTACAAAGTTTCAAACAAGATATATTCCTATTAGAGCTAGCTTCTATGGTTCTTATGCATTCGATACAAATGCTGCATTCGATGGTACTTCTGTAGTATTCGGTTCAAGAGAAATAAAAGCTCCTGAAGAATTCTATGCCTATGTAAAAAATAAAAAATATAATGCAAATTATTTTTTAGGAGGCGATGTTGAGCTTTTAGGTTATTTAAGTTCGCATTTTAATTTAAGCCATATATATTTTGATAATTTCTTTGCTTCTCTTTCATACAGATTTGCCTATTACTCAAAAGAATATATGCATTCCGCTGCTCTAAAAGTTGGAGTTGATGCCAGCATACCTATATCCGGATATCAAAATATTGTAACAGGAGAGCCTTATATATTGCTTGCTCTAAGACTTCCTACAACTTTAGATAAAAATATCATAGGAAATTATCCCACTTTAAATGATATATATATAGGTTTCGGACTTCAAATGTCTTGGTAA